In Synechococcus sp. HK05, one DNA window encodes the following:
- a CDS encoding formate/nitrite transporter family protein: MDYVLPNELVDGMIVAGGKKSTVSIKNLLLRGFYSGSILGLAVVLALTVAAQTKLPFLGSVLFPFGFASIVLFGMELVTGNFALLPMAVWAGKSTWSATFRNWIWVWIGNFLGTLAVAVIMMLSLKSGGAAPADAAWAGDWNAVAATIIKLNKANVIGKYEALGSTGFFLAFLRGVVANWLVCLGVTMALVSKSVPGKILACWLPITAFQTLGMEHIVVNQFLHTAGPLLGSGVPFSKVIVWNFIPVTAGNIVGGMVFIGMLFYSTHRTKISNVLPKEHDEKLERELAAELGAR; this comes from the coding sequence ATGGACTACGTCCTACCCAATGAACTTGTCGACGGCATGATTGTTGCCGGGGGCAAGAAATCAACCGTGAGCATCAAGAACCTCTTGCTGCGCGGTTTTTATTCCGGCTCCATCCTGGGCCTGGCTGTGGTGCTGGCGCTCACCGTGGCCGCTCAGACCAAGCTGCCCTTCCTCGGATCGGTGCTGTTCCCCTTCGGTTTCGCCAGCATCGTGCTGTTCGGCATGGAGCTGGTCACCGGAAACTTCGCCCTGTTGCCGATGGCGGTCTGGGCAGGCAAGAGCACGTGGAGTGCCACCTTCCGGAACTGGATCTGGGTGTGGATCGGCAATTTCCTCGGCACCCTGGCGGTGGCCGTGATCATGATGCTGAGCCTGAAAAGCGGTGGCGCAGCCCCTGCGGATGCAGCCTGGGCAGGCGACTGGAATGCCGTCGCCGCCACGATCATCAAGCTGAACAAAGCAAATGTGATCGGCAAATATGAGGCACTGGGCAGCACAGGCTTTTTCCTGGCCTTCCTGCGGGGCGTGGTGGCCAACTGGCTGGTGTGCCTGGGCGTGACCATGGCCCTGGTGAGCAAAAGCGTGCCCGGCAAGATTCTTGCTTGCTGGCTGCCGATCACCGCATTCCAAACCCTGGGAATGGAGCACATCGTGGTGAATCAATTCCTGCACACCGCTGGTCCCCTGCTGGGCTCGGGCGTTCCCTTCAGCAAGGTGATCGTGTGGAACTTCATCCCCGTCACCGCCGGCAACATCGTGGGCGGGATGGTGTTCATCGGCATGCTCTTCTACAGCACCCACCGCACCAAGATCAGCAACGTGCTGCCCAAGGAGCACGATGAGAAGCTCGAACGCGAGCTCGCCGCCGAACTGGGCGCCCGCTGA
- a CDS encoding transglutaminase family protein has product MRARLIHRFDYRYTKPVLLGPHRFCLRPRPHGFQRLIDYRLEISPDPSQLYELMAAGGDTITRARFLGETEQLLVVATSEVETFSPPLLEACLDEQMAQLPVQIGRLNPDLLSNLQGWLPNGQHDGAAVDLAQEALMGSDGRSLNFLQQLIEVIQDRVKYTQRHVGPAWPAGRTLKERVGSCRDLAMLMIECCRSVGLPARFVSGYHLVEPKPERYDLHAWAEVYLQGAGWRGFDPSGNGACDDRYIPVATSSRSDLTAAVSGTFSGPPGVESELEWDISAEILSSALR; this is encoded by the coding sequence ATGCGCGCCCGCCTGATCCACCGGTTCGATTACCGCTACACCAAACCGGTGTTGCTAGGGCCGCATCGCTTCTGCCTGCGCCCGCGGCCCCATGGGTTTCAACGGCTGATCGACTACCGCCTCGAGATCTCCCCCGATCCGAGCCAGCTCTATGAGCTGATGGCCGCCGGTGGCGACACCATCACCCGCGCCCGCTTTCTCGGTGAAACCGAGCAACTGCTCGTGGTGGCCACCAGCGAGGTGGAAACCTTCAGCCCGCCCCTGCTGGAAGCCTGCCTGGATGAACAGATGGCCCAGCTACCGGTGCAGATCGGCCGGCTCAATCCCGACCTACTCAGCAACTTGCAGGGCTGGCTGCCCAACGGCCAGCACGATGGCGCCGCCGTGGATCTGGCCCAGGAAGCGCTGATGGGCAGCGATGGCCGCAGCCTTAACTTCCTGCAGCAGCTGATCGAAGTGATCCAAGACCGGGTGAAATACACCCAGCGCCATGTGGGCCCCGCCTGGCCCGCCGGCCGCACCCTGAAGGAACGGGTGGGGTCCTGCCGCGACCTGGCGATGCTGATGATCGAGTGCTGCCGCAGCGTGGGGCTGCCGGCCCGCTTCGTGAGCGGCTACCACCTGGTGGAGCCCAAGCCGGAGCGCTACGACCTACACGCCTGGGCGGAGGTGTATCTGCAGGGCGCCGGTTGGCGCGGCTTCGACCCCAGCGGCAACGGTGCATGCGACGACCGCTACATCCCGGTAGCCACCTCCTCCCGCTCTGATCTCACCGCCGCGGTGAGCGGCACCTTCTCCGGCCCGCCGGGGGTGGAAAGCGAGCTGGAGTGGGACATCAGCGCCGAGATCCTCAGTTCCGCACTGCGGTAG
- a CDS encoding redox protein, which yields MFELIPYEKFRDTPAVRFFDITVAESNARDLVIHSGPAVSPPDEEKTGAWQFYLHPHQEDNLLALHGGRTFYLVNFGWNYPYHIVRLDTGGDILRIPPGTFHRSVSDPDGSVVLNQAVREAGASVVREFRVYNSRLIPRLFATTFKTAPLPKLHGVSW from the coding sequence ATGTTTGAGCTCATTCCCTATGAGAAGTTCCGCGACACTCCCGCGGTGCGGTTCTTTGACATCACCGTTGCCGAATCCAACGCCCGCGACCTGGTGATCCATTCCGGGCCCGCCGTGAGCCCCCCCGATGAGGAGAAAACCGGAGCCTGGCAGTTTTATCTGCACCCCCACCAGGAAGACAACCTCCTCGCTCTGCATGGAGGCCGCACCTTCTATCTGGTGAACTTCGGCTGGAACTACCCGTATCACATTGTTCGCCTGGACACCGGCGGCGACATCCTCCGGATCCCGCCCGGCACCTTCCACCGTTCGGTGTCGGACCCCGATGGATCGGTGGTGCTCAACCAGGCCGTGCGCGAGGCGGGCGCCAGTGTGGTGCGCGAGTTTCGCGTGTACAACAGCCGCTTGATTCCGCGGCTGTTTGCCACCACCTTCAAGACGGCGCCCCTGCCCAAGCTGCACGGTGTGAGCTGGTAA
- a CDS encoding ferredoxin--nitrite reductase has product MPSTTQRDLFSRFVNWLSSSGQDTPPISRNSRDFLSRLMNRISG; this is encoded by the coding sequence ATGCCCTCCACCACCCAACGCGATCTCTTCTCTCGCTTTGTGAACTGGCTCAGCAGCAGCGGCCAGGACACCCCCCCGATCAGCCGCAACAGCCGGGATTTCCTCTCACGCCTGATGAACCGCATCAGCGGCTGA
- a CDS encoding transglutaminase family protein, with protein MTTVHPVPHSNAATAQALETRLQHAGIQLTMGGEPTLVPIDPKGAEWSVAADGPTKLRYARQLAAELQRRAWPGSTLLYCPGKQYDGEVNPRWALRLITGRDGKPLVPITPAGDHIPTPAELLLLLEAVGRDLGCRLQALPLRDPLQRDRQVWAIPLSCQDGQWRSLDWPLQEELRELSGAPGPAGLRLPLQHFPADELRQVLTLERDPSGWALFLPPLEREPLELLLQRLAAHHQGWQEPELSGVLPWDAYAHWQVLGLTADPGVLEVNLPVCHSWHDYAGWIQLLEEAGAAVGLRSWKQAGHRSEGTGGGNHLLLGGPSLEEHPFFQRPAWLVGLLRYWQHHPCLAYLFSGRSVGPASQAPRPDEGSASQLDLELAHRALEQLPPGDQRVAIGETLRHLHADRSGNTHRSEISLDKFWNPAWTAGCQGLLEFRALESLPDHRWTSAVALLFRALAVRQLNPKHRPEGLRLWGADLHDRAMLPSALWADLERVLADLAADGLPLDPEPLRAIWEWRFPPLLQWQAGDAELCLRQALEPWPLLCDTPVEGGSTSRFVDSSLRRFELIANPAFRRRYTLQLQGRPLAWPQDPDHPLAVRFRQEALFPCLHPCLPVDVPLQLEARAADSGKPVARWELRDESGGFELLTEGSDPASTPAPQAQGRPTPLRGAGEHCSTVDLRL; from the coding sequence GTGACCACCGTTCATCCCGTTCCCCACTCGAACGCCGCCACCGCACAGGCCCTTGAAACGCGGCTGCAACACGCGGGTATTCAGCTCACCATGGGCGGGGAGCCCACGCTGGTGCCGATTGATCCCAAGGGGGCCGAGTGGAGCGTGGCCGCCGATGGGCCCACCAAGCTCCGCTACGCCCGCCAACTCGCCGCCGAACTGCAACGCCGCGCCTGGCCCGGCAGCACCCTGCTCTATTGCCCCGGCAAGCAGTACGACGGCGAGGTGAATCCGCGCTGGGCGCTGCGGCTGATCACCGGCCGCGATGGCAAACCGCTGGTGCCGATCACGCCCGCGGGCGACCACATCCCCACTCCCGCCGAACTGCTGCTGCTGCTGGAGGCCGTGGGCCGCGATCTCGGCTGCCGCCTGCAGGCCCTGCCCCTGCGGGATCCGCTCCAACGCGACCGCCAGGTGTGGGCCATCCCCCTCAGCTGCCAAGACGGGCAGTGGCGTTCGCTGGACTGGCCGCTGCAGGAGGAGCTCAGGGAGCTGAGCGGCGCACCGGGTCCGGCGGGCCTGCGGCTGCCGCTGCAGCACTTCCCCGCCGATGAACTGCGGCAGGTGCTCACCCTCGAGCGCGATCCCAGCGGCTGGGCCCTGTTTCTGCCACCGCTGGAGCGGGAACCGTTGGAGCTGCTGCTGCAACGGTTAGCGGCCCATCACCAGGGGTGGCAAGAGCCGGAGCTGAGCGGGGTGCTGCCCTGGGATGCCTACGCCCACTGGCAGGTGCTTGGCCTCACCGCCGATCCCGGCGTGCTCGAGGTGAACCTGCCGGTGTGCCACAGCTGGCACGACTACGCCGGCTGGATCCAGCTGCTGGAGGAGGCCGGCGCCGCGGTGGGACTGCGCAGCTGGAAGCAAGCGGGCCACCGCAGCGAAGGCACCGGCGGTGGCAATCACCTGCTGCTGGGCGGCCCCAGCCTGGAGGAGCATCCCTTCTTCCAGCGCCCGGCCTGGCTGGTGGGCTTGCTGCGCTACTGGCAGCACCACCCCTGCCTGGCCTACCTGTTCAGCGGCCGCAGCGTGGGGCCCGCCTCCCAAGCACCGCGGCCCGATGAAGGCAGCGCCAGCCAGCTGGATCTGGAGCTGGCCCACCGCGCCCTCGAGCAGCTGCCGCCCGGCGACCAGCGCGTGGCCATCGGCGAAACCCTGCGCCATCTGCATGCCGACCGCAGCGGCAACACCCACCGCAGCGAGATCAGCCTCGACAAGTTCTGGAACCCCGCCTGGACCGCCGGCTGCCAGGGGCTGCTGGAATTCCGCGCCCTGGAATCCCTGCCGGATCACCGCTGGACCAGCGCCGTCGCTCTGTTGTTTCGGGCGCTGGCGGTGCGGCAGCTCAACCCAAAGCACCGTCCCGAGGGGCTGCGGCTCTGGGGCGCTGACCTGCACGACAGGGCGATGCTGCCCAGCGCCCTATGGGCAGATCTGGAGCGGGTGCTGGCGGATCTGGCCGCCGATGGGCTGCCGCTGGATCCCGAACCACTGCGGGCCATCTGGGAGTGGCGCTTTCCGCCGCTGCTGCAGTGGCAAGCGGGGGACGCAGAGCTCTGCCTCCGCCAGGCCCTCGAACCCTGGCCGCTGCTGTGCGACACGCCCGTGGAAGGCGGCAGCACCAGCCGCTTTGTGGACAGCTCGTTGCGGCGCTTTGAGCTGATCGCCAACCCAGCGTTCCGCCGCCGCTACACGCTGCAGCTCCAGGGCCGCCCCTTGGCCTGGCCCCAGGATCCTGACCACCCCCTGGCGGTGCGCTTCCGCCAGGAAGCCCTGTTCCCCTGCCTGCACCCGTGCCTGCCGGTGGATGTGCCCCTGCAGCTCGAGGCGCGCGCCGCTGACAGCGGCAAACCGGTGGCGCGTTGGGAATTACGGGATGAGTCCGGCGGTTTTGAGCTCCTCACCGAAGGCAGCGATCCGGCATCAACACCGGCGCCACAAGCGCAGGGGCGCCCAACACCGCTACGCGGCGCTGGGGAGCACTGCAGCACAGTGGATCTACGCCTCTGA
- a CDS encoding ferredoxin--nitrite reductase yields the protein MVVTPSISNDSPQPSALAPWLEGKKLNKIEQNKAAKDGLLVGSEIERFAQLGWENVDETDLQLRLKWYGMFWRPKTPGLFMLRLRVPNGVISAEQLRVVGSIVARYGTNGSADITTRQNIQLRGVLLEDLPEILSRLQEVGLTTIQSAFDNPRNVTGNPIAGIDPHEIVDTRPYTVELENYLTNNRAGNPEFSNLPRKWNTAVAGARDNFLLHNDIVFHPVERNGELGFGVWIGGILSSQMNAYAIPLNAWVRPDQICAITGAVIKIWRDNGERDKRPKGRFRLYLDQVGLDAFRAMVEERFGPLTPDPGSVFDHEPRSHYGLHPQKQDGLNYAGLHVPVGRLKADDFQDLAGLAERYGDGDIRLTEDQNVILSGIASEQIPAFQAEPLLQRFSLAPSHLAAGTVSCTGNTYCSFALTNTKDQALAAAEELDRELELPEELKIHWTGCPNTCGQAYMGAIGLTGTKARNPEGGMGEGYDITIGGSQGANPQIGALHRKAVPASDVKQVLKELLIEQFGAKPRQH from the coding sequence ATGGTGGTTACCCCATCCATCAGCAACGATTCCCCGCAGCCCAGCGCTTTAGCGCCATGGCTCGAAGGGAAAAAGCTCAACAAGATCGAGCAGAACAAAGCCGCCAAAGACGGTCTCCTTGTAGGGAGTGAAATCGAGCGGTTTGCGCAGCTGGGCTGGGAAAACGTTGATGAAACCGACCTGCAGCTTCGCCTCAAGTGGTACGGGATGTTCTGGCGGCCGAAAACGCCAGGGCTGTTCATGCTGCGGCTACGCGTGCCCAACGGGGTGATCAGCGCTGAGCAACTGCGCGTGGTGGGCAGCATCGTGGCCCGCTATGGCACCAACGGCAGTGCCGACATCACCACCCGCCAGAACATCCAGCTGCGCGGTGTACTGCTGGAAGACCTGCCGGAGATCCTGAGCCGCCTGCAGGAGGTGGGGCTCACCACGATCCAATCCGCCTTCGACAACCCCCGCAATGTGACCGGCAATCCGATTGCCGGCATCGACCCCCACGAAATCGTGGACACCCGGCCCTACACGGTTGAACTGGAGAACTACCTCACCAACAACCGCGCCGGGAATCCCGAGTTTTCCAACCTGCCGCGCAAGTGGAACACCGCTGTTGCCGGTGCGCGCGACAACTTCCTACTCCACAACGACATCGTGTTCCACCCCGTGGAGCGCAACGGTGAACTGGGCTTCGGGGTGTGGATCGGCGGCATTCTCTCCTCGCAGATGAATGCCTACGCCATTCCTCTCAACGCCTGGGTGCGACCCGATCAGATCTGCGCCATCACAGGAGCGGTGATCAAGATCTGGCGCGACAACGGCGAGCGCGACAAGCGCCCCAAAGGCCGCTTCCGCCTCTATCTCGACCAGGTTGGGCTCGATGCCTTCCGCGCGATGGTGGAAGAGCGCTTCGGCCCGCTCACCCCCGACCCGGGCTCGGTGTTTGATCACGAGCCCCGCAGCCACTACGGCCTCCATCCTCAGAAGCAGGACGGACTGAACTACGCAGGCCTGCACGTGCCGGTGGGTCGCCTCAAAGCCGACGACTTCCAGGATCTGGCTGGGCTGGCTGAGCGCTATGGCGACGGCGACATTCGCCTCACCGAAGATCAGAACGTGATCCTCAGCGGGATCGCCTCCGAGCAGATCCCTGCCTTCCAGGCAGAGCCGCTGCTGCAGCGCTTCAGCCTGGCCCCCAGCCATCTGGCCGCCGGCACCGTGAGCTGCACGGGCAACACCTACTGCAGCTTCGCCCTCACCAACACCAAGGACCAGGCCCTCGCCGCCGCCGAAGAACTCGACCGCGAGCTGGAGCTGCCCGAGGAGCTAAAGATCCATTGGACCGGCTGCCCCAACACCTGCGGCCAGGCCTACATGGGCGCCATTGGCCTCACGGGCACCAAAGCCCGGAACCCTGAGGGCGGCATGGGCGAGGGCTACGACATCACCATCGGCGGCTCCCAGGGGGCCAACCCCCAGATCGGCGCCCTGCACCGCAAGGCCGTGCCCGCCAGCGACGTGAAACAGGTGCTCAAAGAACTGCTGATCGAGCAGTTCGGCGCCAAACCACGCCAGCACTGA
- a CDS encoding circularly permuted type 2 ATP-grasp protein, translated as MFTDYRPSKGYDEYFSASEEPRSALQPLLSSLGALGLEQLNRNHAAAGMLLKRLGATFRLNDSGTRGGERILPFDPLPRLIGSSDWDLLQRGLIQRLEAIDLFLADVYGDQAILRDGVIPREDVESSQGWRPQLRGFRPPLGKWCQISGLDLVRDGAGTWRVLEDNLRCPSGVAYFLENRRVMKRMFPSLFSGRTVQPIDSYPSQLLQTLRDLAPWTETPRVVLLTPGVFNSAYFEHSYLAQQMGISLVEGRDLACQDGRVWMRTTQGLEPVDVIYRRIDDDFLDPDVFRSDSMLGVRGLMEVYAQGRVAIANAPGTGVADDKLIYAYVPEMVRYYLGEEPIIENVPTYLCSRPDDQAYVLAHLNELVVKAVSEAGGYGMLIGPHASQAEILEFAEKIKANPRNFIAQPTLELSTVPSLSEGELYPCHVDLRPYVLRGKEAWVTPGGLTRVALKRGSLVVNSSQGGGCKDTWIVEESAC; from the coding sequence ATGTTCACCGACTACCGGCCCAGCAAGGGCTACGACGAATATTTCAGCGCCAGCGAAGAACCCCGCAGCGCGCTGCAACCGCTGCTCTCCTCCCTGGGAGCCCTGGGGTTGGAACAACTCAACCGCAACCACGCCGCGGCCGGCATGCTGCTCAAGCGGCTGGGGGCCACCTTCCGCCTCAACGATTCCGGCACCCGCGGCGGTGAGCGCATCCTTCCCTTTGATCCCCTGCCCCGCCTGATCGGCTCCAGCGACTGGGACCTGCTGCAGCGCGGCCTGATCCAGCGCCTCGAGGCGATCGATCTGTTTCTGGCAGACGTGTATGGCGATCAGGCCATCCTTCGCGATGGCGTGATCCCCCGGGAAGACGTGGAGAGCTCCCAGGGCTGGCGGCCGCAGCTGCGCGGCTTCCGCCCGCCCCTGGGCAAGTGGTGCCAGATCTCCGGGCTTGATCTGGTGCGCGATGGCGCCGGCACCTGGCGCGTGTTGGAAGACAACCTGCGCTGCCCCTCGGGGGTGGCCTACTTCCTCGAGAACCGGCGCGTGATGAAGCGCATGTTCCCGAGTCTGTTCAGCGGCCGCACCGTGCAGCCGATCGACAGCTATCCCTCACAGCTGCTGCAGACCCTGCGGGATCTGGCGCCCTGGACGGAAACCCCGCGGGTGGTGCTGCTCACACCGGGGGTGTTCAACAGCGCCTATTTCGAGCACAGCTACCTAGCCCAGCAGATGGGCATCTCCCTGGTGGAGGGGCGTGACCTCGCCTGCCAGGACGGGCGGGTGTGGATGCGCACCACCCAGGGGCTCGAGCCGGTGGACGTGATCTACCGCCGCATCGACGACGACTTCCTCGATCCGGATGTGTTCCGCAGCGATTCGATGCTGGGCGTTCGCGGGTTGATGGAGGTGTATGCCCAGGGTCGCGTGGCCATTGCCAACGCACCAGGCACCGGCGTGGCCGACGACAAGCTGATCTACGCCTACGTGCCGGAGATGGTGCGGTACTACCTGGGCGAGGAACCGATCATCGAGAACGTGCCCACTTATCTGTGTTCACGGCCCGATGACCAGGCCTACGTGCTGGCGCACCTGAACGAGCTGGTGGTGAAGGCGGTGTCGGAAGCGGGTGGCTACGGGATGCTGATCGGCCCCCACGCCAGCCAGGCGGAGATCCTCGAGTTCGCCGAGAAGATCAAGGCCAATCCGCGCAACTTCATCGCCCAGCCCACCCTCGAGCTCTCCACGGTGCCCTCCCTGAGTGAAGGGGAGCTCTATCCCTGCCACGTGGACCTGCGGCCCTATGTGCTGCGGGGCAAGGAAGCCTGGGTCACACCTGGCGGCCTCACCAGGGTCGCCCTCAAGCGAGGATCGCTGGTGGTGAATTCGTCGCAGGGCGGCGGCTGCAAAGACACCTGGATCGTGGAGGAAAGCGCATGCTGA
- a CDS encoding PilZ domain-containing protein, whose protein sequence is MAHPEQPLDESLWDQAGQPFNRRHEPRLAVGSVLPVQLRFLPAGQPPQPWITADILDISHGGMALLVPCLAEPLVGEPLLLDVSQHPGFGAVRLPAVLRWSRPAGELGLVQLIGVQLDQPLPRVPPLVQSRK, encoded by the coding sequence ATGGCGCACCCTGAGCAGCCCCTCGATGAATCCCTCTGGGATCAGGCGGGCCAGCCCTTCAATCGCCGCCATGAACCCCGCCTGGCGGTGGGCAGCGTGTTGCCGGTGCAGCTGCGCTTCCTGCCCGCCGGGCAGCCCCCACAGCCCTGGATCACCGCCGACATCCTCGACATCAGCCATGGCGGCATGGCGCTGCTGGTGCCCTGCTTGGCGGAGCCCCTGGTTGGTGAACCGCTATTGCTGGATGTGAGCCAGCATCCGGGGTTTGGGGCGGTGCGGCTCCCGGCGGTGCTGCGGTGGAGCCGCCCTGCCGGTGAGCTTGGGCTGGTGCAGCTGATCGGCGTGCAGCTGGACCAGCCGCTGCCCCGGGTGCCACCCCTGGTTCAGAGCAGGAAGTAG
- the cobA gene encoding uroporphyrinogen-III C-methyltransferase has translation MTEFSNGKVYLVGAGPGDPDLLTIKAHRLLSSCDALVYDSLVPREVLALVPDTAEQHFVGKRRGHHSVPQPSTNAVLVELAGRHRCVVRLKGGDPFLFGRGGEEAAHLERHGVAVEVVPGVTAGIAAPAYVGIPVTHRRAGSSVTFVTGHEEIDKARPSVDWRALARSSDGLVIYMGLHNLPHICEELIAGGLSPTTPAAAVQQGTVRGQRSVIADLAGLAAAVSEAELASPSIVVIGEVVNQRVESCAPEPAAVEMPIPLKQG, from the coding sequence ATGACCGAGTTCAGCAACGGCAAGGTGTACCTGGTGGGTGCGGGGCCGGGCGATCCCGACCTGCTCACGATCAAGGCCCATCGGCTGCTCAGCAGCTGTGATGCGTTGGTGTACGACTCGCTCGTGCCGCGGGAGGTGTTGGCGTTGGTGCCCGACACGGCTGAGCAGCACTTTGTGGGCAAGCGGCGCGGCCACCATTCCGTGCCGCAGCCCAGCACCAACGCGGTGTTGGTGGAGCTGGCGGGCCGGCATCGCTGTGTGGTGCGGCTCAAGGGCGGCGATCCCTTCCTGTTTGGTCGGGGTGGAGAAGAAGCCGCCCACCTCGAGCGCCATGGCGTGGCGGTTGAGGTGGTGCCCGGGGTGACCGCCGGTATCGCCGCCCCCGCCTATGTGGGCATTCCCGTGACCCACCGCCGCGCTGGCAGTTCCGTCACCTTTGTGACCGGCCACGAGGAAATCGATAAAGCGCGTCCGAGCGTGGATTGGCGTGCGTTAGCCCGCAGCAGCGATGGCCTGGTGATCTACATGGGGCTGCACAACCTGCCCCACATCTGTGAGGAGTTGATTGCGGGAGGCCTTTCCCCCACCACCCCGGCGGCGGCGGTGCAGCAGGGCACGGTGCGCGGCCAGCGTTCGGTGATTGCCGATCTGGCCGGGTTGGCGGCTGCTGTGTCTGAGGCCGAGCTGGCTTCCCCTTCGATCGTGGTGATCGGCGAGGTGGTGAATCAGCGGGTGGAGAGTTGTGCTCCTGAGCCCGCTGCCGTGGAGATGCCGATCCCGCTCAAACAGGGTTGA
- a CDS encoding CbiX/SirB N-terminal domain-containing protein yields the protein MRGDWATSPVQGSSQWWPLLRNLRRRGPWSLLVVVHGHSGGVIPAVLVQALDALAKQRPAPVWVQALTAEPVDLPPGERLLVVPLLLTPGSHARFDLPALRNRLRAAGHEVVLLPFLGAWPVWLEHLRTLVAAVGCGSVLHHPLRSGVADRYLQAVAQRLERPLISDWPVDGAPGGPLPLALAPNRITAQLEDAGFDAPALLERPATRDLVFTLLRNLP from the coding sequence ATGAGAGGCGATTGGGCGACTTCACCAGTCCAGGGCTCCAGCCAGTGGTGGCCGTTGCTACGGAACCTGCGTCGCCGTGGCCCCTGGTCGTTGTTGGTGGTGGTGCACGGCCACAGTGGTGGTGTGATTCCTGCCGTGCTGGTGCAGGCGCTGGATGCTTTGGCCAAGCAGCGGCCGGCGCCGGTGTGGGTGCAGGCGCTCACCGCTGAACCTGTCGACTTGCCGCCGGGCGAGCGGTTGTTGGTGGTGCCATTGCTGCTCACACCCGGCAGTCATGCCCGCTTTGATCTGCCGGCCCTGCGGAATCGGCTGCGCGCGGCGGGACATGAGGTGGTGCTGTTGCCCTTCCTGGGGGCCTGGCCTGTATGGCTGGAGCATCTCCGCACGCTCGTGGCCGCCGTGGGCTGCGGTTCGGTGCTCCACCACCCCTTGCGCTCAGGTGTGGCCGATCGCTACCTGCAGGCTGTGGCGCAGCGCCTGGAGCGCCCGTTGATCAGTGATTGGCCGGTGGACGGAGCGCCTGGCGGCCCGTTGCCCCTGGCATTGGCCCCCAACCGGATCACCGCTCAGCTAGAGGATGCAGGCTTCGACGCCCCGGCCTTGTTAGAGCGTCCCGCCACCCGCGATCTGGTGTTCACCTTGCTGCGCAACCTGCCATGA
- a CDS encoding alpha-E domain-containing protein gives MLSRVADSLYWINRYVERAENLSRFVEVSEAMALDCPPGSAEPWQPLIDASGDRELFDQLYPSGGPEQVVEFLVKAEDNPSCIVNCIALARENARQIRDVITTEMWEQINDLYWTLLESDSFWHQPPQEQLREIRRGCQLFYGITDATLSRDLSWQFSRLGRLIERADKTTRILDVKYFLLLPSPEEVGGVLDELQWISLLRSAGAYQMFRQSQQGVITPRAVAAFLLLDRNFPRSVRYCLERIDETLQLVAAGTAARKPDPLECLSGLTRARWSYTGIDELVTGGLHESIDALQQDLNNLHELIHARYFVLPSLATAEEAAAIPPAQATAAATASVSVSATSHDLACAPA, from the coding sequence ATGCTGAGCCGCGTTGCGGATTCGCTCTACTGGATCAATCGCTACGTGGAGCGCGCCGAGAACCTCTCGCGCTTCGTAGAGGTGAGCGAGGCCATGGCGCTCGACTGCCCCCCGGGCAGCGCCGAGCCCTGGCAGCCGCTGATCGATGCCAGCGGTGATCGCGAACTGTTCGATCAGCTCTATCCCAGCGGGGGCCCTGAGCAGGTGGTGGAGTTTCTGGTGAAGGCTGAGGACAACCCCAGCTGCATCGTGAACTGCATCGCCCTGGCCCGGGAGAACGCCCGCCAGATCCGCGATGTGATCACCACCGAGATGTGGGAGCAGATCAACGATCTGTATTGGACCCTGCTGGAGAGCGACAGCTTCTGGCACCAGCCACCCCAGGAGCAGCTGCGCGAAATCCGCCGCGGCTGTCAGCTCTTCTATGGCATCACCGACGCCACCTTGAGCCGGGATCTCTCGTGGCAATTCAGCCGCCTGGGCCGGCTGATCGAGCGCGCCGACAAAACCACGCGCATCCTCGATGTGAAGTACTTCCTGCTGCTACCCAGCCCGGAGGAGGTGGGCGGCGTGCTGGATGAACTGCAGTGGATTTCGCTGTTGCGCTCAGCTGGTGCCTATCAAATGTTCCGCCAGTCGCAACAAGGAGTGATCACGCCGAGGGCTGTGGCTGCCTTCCTGCTGCTCGACCGCAACTTCCCGCGCTCCGTGCGCTACTGCCTCGAGCGGATCGATGAAACCCTCCAGCTGGTGGCGGCCGGAACCGCGGCGCGCAAGCCAGATCCCCTCGAGTGCCTGAGCGGACTCACCCGCGCCCGCTGGAGTTACACCGGCATCGATGAACTGGTGACCGGCGGCCTGCATGAATCGATCGACGCCCTCCAGCAGGATCTCAATAACCTGCATGAGCTGATCCACGCTCGCTACTTCGTGTTGCCGAGCCTGGCCACCGCCGAGGAAGCCGCCGCCATTCCACCGGCCCAGGCCACCGCTGCGGCCACTGCTTCCGTTTCTGTCTCCGCCACCAGTCACGACCTGGCATGCGCGCCCGCCTGA